In Candidatus Sulfurimonas marisnigri, a single genomic region encodes these proteins:
- a CDS encoding UDP-N-acetylmuramoyl-L-alanyl-D-glutamate--2,6-diaminopimelate ligase, with amino-acid sequence MRIELPNEEFKYITENSLECDKHTAFVLTNQNEKYLQNARDNSAHSIINITDVAKLFGTDKIKIIAITGTNGKTTTASAIYSFLLDMGYKVAMQGTRGFFMNDEVAEGKTLTTPSVLNTYKHIYQAVSAGCEFFIMEVSSHAIVQKRVEGLKFELKILTNITQDHLDYHKTIGEYIAVKNSFFQDEGKKLINKDEPKASFNIKNTFTYGIENPATYRLMAYSLNDASSGIIQHFKEVVPFTASLHGFFNLYNLMAAISATHIVTGKKLEEVADVVDNFAGVSGRMEQVSELPNVIVDFAHTPDGMQQVLNALKEKELLVVFGAGGDRDRSKRAIMGRVAASLAKKVYITSDNPRHENPEAIVDDILEGIEDRSIVSVELNRKKAIQMALNDQENDEVVVILGKGDESYQIIYDEKFPFDDREIVRELLNLN; translated from the coding sequence TTGAGAATTGAACTTCCAAATGAAGAGTTTAAATATATAACAGAGAACTCTTTGGAATGCGACAAACATACAGCGTTTGTTTTAACAAACCAAAATGAAAAATATCTTCAAAACGCAAGAGACAACTCAGCGCATTCAATTATAAACATTACAGACGTAGCAAAACTTTTTGGAACAGATAAAATAAAAATTATTGCAATTACAGGAACAAACGGTAAGACAACTACAGCAAGTGCAATATACTCATTTTTACTAGATATGGGGTATAAAGTAGCTATGCAGGGGACTCGCGGCTTCTTTATGAATGATGAAGTGGCTGAGGGCAAAACTCTTACAACACCATCTGTATTAAATACATACAAACACATATATCAAGCAGTTAGTGCAGGGTGTGAGTTTTTTATAATGGAAGTTAGTTCACATGCTATAGTTCAAAAGAGGGTTGAAGGCTTGAAATTTGAGTTAAAAATACTTACAAATATTACACAAGATCATCTAGACTATCATAAAACAATCGGAGAATATATAGCTGTAAAAAATAGTTTTTTTCAGGACGAGGGAAAAAAGCTTATAAACAAAGATGAGCCCAAGGCTTCATTTAATATAAAAAATACTTTCACTTATGGCATAGAAAACCCAGCAACATATAGGCTTATGGCATATTCTCTTAATGATGCTTCGAGTGGAATTATTCAGCATTTTAAAGAAGTAGTTCCCTTTACTGCTTCTCTTCATGGCTTCTTTAATCTTTATAATCTTATGGCAGCTATTTCAGCAACGCATATAGTAACTGGAAAAAAACTTGAAGAGGTTGCTGATGTTGTAGATAATTTTGCAGGTGTAAGCGGTAGAATGGAACAAGTTAGTGAGTTGCCAAATGTTATAGTAGACTTTGCACATACACCAGATGGAATGCAACAGGTTTTAAATGCTCTAAAAGAGAAAGAGCTATTGGTTGTATTTGGTGCTGGCGGAGATAGAGATAGGTCAAAAAGAGCTATAATGGGCAGAGTAGCTGCTAGTTTGGCAAAAAAAGTTTATATAACAAGTGATAATCCAAGACATGAGAATCCAGAAGCTATTGTAGATGATATCTTGGAGGGTATTGAAGATAGAAGCATAGTTAGTGTAGAGTTAAATAGAAAAAAAGCTATTCAGATGGCCCTTAATGATCAAGAAAATGATGAAGTAGTAGTTATACTGGGAAAGGGTGATGAATCAT
- a CDS encoding NifU family protein gives MIPFTDEELMSPVEIVIDKVRPSLALDGGDITFLTVKNSKVYVQLKGACVGCASSGTTLKYGVERQLKMDIHPELVVINVPIGMENEIDNL, from the coding sequence ATGATTCCCTTTACAGATGAAGAGTTAATGAGCCCAGTAGAGATTGTAATAGATAAGGTACGTCCGTCATTAGCGCTTGATGGCGGAGATATAACATTTTTAACAGTGAAAAATTCTAAGGTGTATGTTCAGTTAAAAGGCGCATGCGTAGGATGTGCAAGTAGCGGAACAACACTTAAGTATGGTGTAGAGAGACAATTAAAGATGGATATTCATCCTGAATTGGTTGTTATAAATGTGCCTATTGGCATGGAAAATGAAATAGATAATTTATAA
- a CDS encoding aldo/keto reductase, translating to MSNFAFGTYRISDLNPQHIESLKEAIDAGIAMIDTSSNYMDGGAERAIALAFRDFDEDRKNFVEIVSKFGYIQGANMLTHKEEPFEEVVEFSEDCFHSISKSFLHQQLTESLKRLEMQTLDCYLIHNPEYYLLDAIKNGVDENERLDEMYRRIELAFVGLEEEIKKGRIRSYGISSNSFSVSHSSDEFLAYEDLIVLADNAAEIVGNDTNSFTTIELPINMLEQEGLKCATWAKENGLRVLANRPLNAKMDNLMFRLADYDESREYYNYLNELMEISDNNALRPFYNLLEQLDASKHKFGWIGDYDLFLFSQIVPHMKKTLELVDGENRDVMLSFIDLYLQEYRKMVAYECSKSTKIQLKELFSECDILMQGCALKFLMQRDNIDYILVGMRKPTYVGQILALVE from the coding sequence ATGAGTAATTTCGCATTTGGAACATACAGAATCAGTGATTTAAACCCACAACATATAGAAAGCTTAAAAGAGGCTATTGATGCTGGAATAGCTATGATAGACACATCGTCTAATTATATGGATGGTGGTGCTGAAAGAGCTATTGCACTTGCCTTTAGAGATTTCGACGAAGATAGAAAAAATTTTGTTGAGATAGTAAGTAAATTTGGGTATATTCAAGGTGCTAATATGCTGACTCACAAAGAAGAACCTTTTGAGGAAGTAGTTGAGTTTAGTGAAGATTGTTTTCACTCTATATCAAAATCGTTTTTACATCAACAACTAACAGAATCTTTAAAAAGATTAGAGATGCAAACATTGGATTGTTATCTTATTCATAATCCAGAGTATTATCTACTTGATGCCATTAAAAATGGAGTTGATGAAAATGAAAGACTTGATGAGATGTATAGAAGAATAGAACTTGCGTTTGTCGGACTTGAAGAAGAGATTAAAAAAGGGCGAATTCGCTCATATGGGATAAGTTCAAACAGTTTTTCGGTTTCACATTCTAGCGATGAATTTCTAGCATATGAAGATTTAATAGTTTTAGCTGATAATGCAGCTGAGATTGTTGGAAATGATACAAATAGTTTTACAACAATTGAGTTGCCAATAAATATGCTTGAACAAGAGGGCTTAAAATGTGCAACATGGGCAAAGGAAAATGGATTAAGAGTATTGGCAAACAGACCACTTAATGCCAAAATGGATAATCTTATGTTTCGTTTAGCAGATTACGATGAGAGTAGAGAGTACTATAATTATCTTAATGAATTGATGGAAATTAGTGATAATAACGCATTAAGACCTTTTTATAATCTACTAGAACAACTAGATGCTTCAAAACATAAGTTTGGTTGGATAGGTGATTATGATTTATTTCTTTTCTCTCAAATTGTGCCACATATGAAAAAAACTTTAGAACTAGTTGATGGAGAAAACAGGGATGTAATGTTAAGTTTCATAGACTTATATCTTCAAGAGTATAGAAAAATGGTAGCATATGAGTGCTCTAAAAGCACAAAAATTCAATTAAAAGAGCTATTTAGCGAGTGTGATATATTAATGCAAGGTTGTGCGTTAAAGTTTTTAATGCAAAGAGATAACATAGATTATATTTTAGTTGGAATGAGAAAACCAACTTATGTTGGTCAAATTCTTGCTTTGGTAGAATAA